A window of the Rhodoferax sp. GW822-FHT02A01 genome harbors these coding sequences:
- the atpB gene encoding F0F1 ATP synthase subunit A, which translates to MAAEENVAEHGLTAGEYIGHHLTHLRTAHQAGVVDFSVFNMDSIFWSVLLGVVGMFVMWRVARSVTTGVPGRMQAAVEILLEMVDTQAKGIIHNAESRKFVGPLALTVFMWVFLMNSMDFLPVDLIPLIWEEIYGAAGGDIHHAYMRVVPTADLSTTLGMSCSVLLVCLYYNVKIKGAGGWAHELVTAPFGTSKNPVFALILGVLNLSMQLIEFTAKTVSHGMRLFGNMYAGELVFMLIALMGAVGFGSATGIALWLGHVVAGTGWAIFHILIVALQAFIFMMLTLVYVGQAHDHH; encoded by the coding sequence ATGGCTGCTGAAGAAAACGTTGCGGAACATGGCCTCACGGCCGGCGAGTACATTGGCCACCACCTGACGCACTTGCGCACAGCGCATCAAGCAGGTGTGGTTGATTTCTCCGTTTTCAATATGGACTCCATTTTTTGGTCTGTCCTGTTGGGCGTGGTGGGCATGTTTGTCATGTGGCGTGTGGCGCGTAGCGTCACGACTGGTGTTCCTGGCCGCATGCAGGCCGCCGTGGAAATCCTCCTGGAAATGGTGGATACCCAGGCCAAGGGCATTATTCACAATGCCGAGTCGCGCAAATTCGTGGGTCCCCTAGCTTTGACCGTGTTCATGTGGGTGTTTTTGATGAACTCCATGGACTTCTTGCCTGTGGACCTGATCCCGCTGATCTGGGAAGAGATTTATGGCGCCGCAGGTGGTGATATTCACCACGCCTACATGCGTGTAGTGCCTACGGCGGATCTCTCGACTACGTTGGGTATGTCCTGCTCCGTCTTGCTGGTCTGTCTGTACTACAACGTCAAGATCAAGGGTGCTGGTGGCTGGGCGCACGAACTGGTGACCGCCCCGTTCGGTACCAGCAAGAACCCCGTTTTTGCTCTGATTCTGGGTGTGCTGAATCTCAGCATGCAACTGATTGAATTCACCGCCAAGACCGTTTCACACGGCATGCGGTTGTTCGGAAATATGTACGCTGGCGAGCTGGTGTTCATGTTGATCGCACTCATGGGTGCGGTTGGTTTCGGGTCGGCTACAGGCATCGCCTTGTGGTTGGGTCATGTGGTTGCAGGTACCGGTTGGGCAATCTTTCACATTCTGATTGTTGCTTTGCAGGCCTTCATTTTCATGATGTTGACCTTGGTGTATGTGGGGCAGGCCCACGACCACCACTGA
- a CDS encoding ATP synthase subunit I, protein MVTIPPDSDVEEVSDFTPLTAAQAKALREQNPAISPWWVVAGQVVVGVLVALAAWGVTGRSVVGWSAACGALAVVVPAALFARGVTGQFASVNAGSAVLSFFVWELVKILVTVGILFAAHLMVAGLSWPAMLVGLIVTMKVYWLALGFKRKPKTVQI, encoded by the coding sequence ATGGTCACAATCCCGCCAGATTCAGATGTGGAAGAAGTTTCTGACTTCACTCCGCTGACTGCGGCACAAGCAAAAGCGCTTCGCGAACAAAATCCGGCAATTTCTCCATGGTGGGTTGTTGCGGGACAAGTGGTGGTTGGAGTCCTGGTGGCTCTGGCGGCTTGGGGTGTGACGGGTAGATCGGTCGTTGGTTGGTCTGCGGCTTGTGGCGCGCTGGCGGTAGTCGTTCCGGCGGCGCTGTTTGCAAGAGGAGTTACTGGGCAATTTGCTTCGGTCAATGCGGGTTCCGCTGTGCTGAGCTTTTTTGTCTGGGAGTTGGTCAAGATTTTGGTGACGGTGGGCATCTTGTTTGCGGCCCACCTGATGGTGGCGGGGTTGAGCTGGCCGGCAATGCTGGTAGGTTTGATTGTCACGATGAAGGTGTACTGGCTAGCTTTGGGTTTCAAGCGAAAACCAAAGACAGTGCAAATTTAA
- a CDS encoding DUF493 family protein yields MSTPDAPTPQAGSSRAESLIEYPCKFPIKVMGNKVDGLVHAITSITREFDPAFDASTIELRESKGGKYLGVTVTVNATSREQLDELYRTLSTHPMVKVVL; encoded by the coding sequence ATGTCTACACCTGACGCGCCCACACCCCAAGCAGGCAGTTCCCGCGCTGAGTCGCTGATCGAATACCCCTGCAAGTTTCCAATCAAGGTCATGGGCAACAAGGTGGACGGGCTGGTACATGCCATCACCAGCATCACCCGAGAATTCGACCCCGCATTTGACGCCAGCACCATCGAACTGCGCGAAAGCAAGGGTGGCAAATACCTGGGCGTTACCGTCACGGTGAACGCCACCAGCCGCGAGCAACTCGACGAGCTCTACCGCACGCTCAGCACCCACCCCATGGTCAAGGTTGTGCTGTAA
- the lipB gene encoding lipoyl(octanoyl) transferase LipB yields MQISQLGRVEYLPTYSAMQAFTEQRYANGATEDQLWICEHPPVYTQGLAGKPEHIYNPGDIPVVQTNRGGQVTYHGPGQVMGYPLMDLKRVGYFVKEYVYRIEEAVIRTLLHFGVTGHRVAGAPGIYVRLDDPAGHAPLPNRPGKDAPTAEPDFTGLGKISALGIKVNRNCTYHGVALNVAMDLEPFQRINPCGYVALQTVDLSTIGFQVSWQDAADVLSHKLATYLAP; encoded by the coding sequence ATGCAGATTAGTCAACTGGGACGCGTAGAGTACCTGCCAACGTACTCCGCCATGCAGGCATTCACGGAACAGCGTTATGCCAATGGGGCCACGGAAGACCAGCTTTGGATTTGCGAGCACCCTCCCGTATACACGCAAGGCCTGGCCGGCAAACCAGAGCACATCTACAACCCGGGCGACATTCCGGTTGTCCAGACGAATCGCGGCGGGCAGGTCACCTACCACGGCCCGGGTCAGGTCATGGGCTACCCCCTGATGGACCTCAAACGCGTCGGCTACTTCGTCAAGGAATATGTGTACCGCATCGAAGAGGCGGTCATTCGCACCTTGCTGCATTTCGGCGTGACCGGCCATCGCGTTGCGGGCGCGCCGGGCATTTATGTGCGACTGGATGACCCTGCGGGTCATGCGCCTTTGCCCAATCGCCCGGGCAAGGATGCGCCGACCGCAGAGCCGGATTTCACCGGCCTGGGAAAGATCTCGGCGCTTGGCATCAAGGTCAATCGCAATTGCACCTACCATGGTGTCGCACTGAATGTCGCCATGGACCTGGAACCCTTCCAGCGTATCAACCCTTGCGGTTATGTAGCCCTGCAAACCGTGGACCTTTCTACAATCGGCTTTCAGGTCAGTTGGCAGGATGCCGCTGATGTTCTGAGCCACAAGCTCGCAACCTACCTGGCGCCCTGA
- the lipA gene encoding lipoyl synthase has protein sequence MSQNDSTPTVREAQSTAEYNPSAKQKAAAKLSRIPVKVQAGEVLKKPEWIRVKAGSPSTRFYEIKDVLRANKLVTVCEEASCPNIGECFGKGTATFMIMGDKCTRRCPFCDVGHGRPDPLDVNEPDNLAKTIAQLKLSYVVITSVDRDDLRDGGAGHFVECIRKTRELSPTTQIEVLVPDFRGRDDRALEILKAAPPDVMNHNLETIPRLYKEARPGSDYQFSLNLLKKFKALFPDVPTKSGLMVGLGETDEEILEVMRDMRAHNIEMLTIGQYLAPSTSHLPVRRYVHPDTFKMFEAEAYKMGFKHAAVGAMVRSSYHADQQAHSAAQAS, from the coding sequence ATGAGCCAAAACGACAGCACCCCCACCGTACGGGAAGCACAGAGCACAGCGGAATACAACCCGTCTGCCAAACAGAAGGCTGCCGCCAAACTGTCACGCATTCCGGTCAAGGTACAGGCTGGCGAAGTGCTCAAGAAACCTGAATGGATTCGCGTCAAGGCGGGTTCCCCCTCCACCCGCTTTTATGAAATCAAGGACGTCTTGCGCGCCAACAAGCTGGTAACCGTGTGCGAGGAAGCCAGCTGCCCCAACATTGGTGAATGCTTTGGCAAGGGCACGGCCACCTTCATGATCATGGGCGACAAGTGCACACGCCGCTGCCCGTTCTGCGACGTGGGCCACGGTCGCCCGGATCCGCTGGATGTGAATGAGCCCGACAACCTAGCCAAGACCATTGCCCAGTTGAAGCTGAGCTACGTGGTCATCACCAGCGTGGATCGCGATGACCTGCGCGACGGTGGCGCTGGCCACTTTGTGGAATGCATCCGCAAGACACGCGAGCTCTCGCCCACCACCCAGATCGAAGTGCTGGTGCCTGACTTCCGGGGACGTGACGACCGCGCCTTGGAAATCCTGAAAGCCGCCCCACCGGATGTGATGAACCACAACCTGGAAACCATTCCGCGCCTGTACAAGGAAGCGCGCCCCGGGTCGGACTACCAGTTCTCACTCAATCTGCTGAAGAAATTCAAGGCCCTGTTTCCGGACGTGCCCACCAAGAGCGGCCTGATGGTGGGCCTGGGCGAAACCGACGAAGAGATTCTGGAAGTCATGCGCGACATGCGTGCGCACAACATCGAGATGCTCACCATAGGCCAGTACCTCGCCCCGTCGACCAGCCACTTGCCGGTGCGCCGCTATGTGCATCCGGATACGTTCAAGATGTTCGAGGCCGAAGCCTACAAGATGGGATTCAAGCACGCAGCCGTCGGTGCGATGGTGCGCTCGAGCTACCACGCCGATCAGCAAGCGCATTCCGCCGCCCAGGCGAGCTAG
- a CDS encoding rhomboid family intramembrane serine protease: MTPRDPSVAATLSLHEWMRSPVRQVPVITMLIVCNVLLFLVMAWSGRALWHMTPGVPMQWGANFGPATQSGEWWRLLSAVFVHFSLIHIVVNMWALWDVGRLMERVLGRWRFVVLYLGAGVVGNLVSLAMHGQPRVSGGASGAIFGLYGALLVFLWRERRSIDPFEFRWLFVGALVFSALMLLLGFFLPGIDNAAHGGGLLAGGLLGGLLRRPLGLPDGGYAGPSRRWTAALALAVIVTLLAGISPPPYRYEEELETRAAIQRFLREDQAISARWGALLTDRRGMSFDQLADALHSEVAASYERSFNELAAVQASPAVPSRPTLLKLQAYAVTRKEAALQAAQELRSRGAGHALVPQRKAPMTSGNP, from the coding sequence ATGACACCTCGCGATCCTTCTGTAGCCGCAACGCTCAGCCTGCATGAGTGGATGCGTAGCCCCGTGCGTCAGGTCCCGGTGATCACCATGCTGATCGTCTGCAATGTGCTGTTGTTTCTTGTGATGGCTTGGTCTGGTCGGGCGCTGTGGCATATGACACCCGGCGTTCCCATGCAGTGGGGTGCGAACTTCGGCCCTGCCACCCAAAGCGGCGAGTGGTGGCGCTTGCTGAGCGCTGTCTTTGTGCACTTCAGCCTGATCCATATCGTGGTCAATATGTGGGCGCTTTGGGACGTGGGTCGACTGATGGAGCGCGTGCTGGGTCGATGGCGCTTTGTGGTCCTGTATCTGGGGGCCGGGGTTGTAGGCAACCTGGTGTCGTTGGCGATGCATGGGCAGCCGCGAGTTTCCGGTGGCGCTTCCGGTGCCATCTTTGGCCTATACGGCGCTTTGCTGGTGTTTCTGTGGCGCGAGCGACGCAGTATTGACCCCTTCGAATTTCGCTGGCTGTTCGTGGGTGCGCTGGTGTTTTCTGCGTTGATGCTGCTGCTGGGATTCTTTCTTCCCGGGATCGACAACGCGGCGCATGGCGGTGGCTTGCTGGCAGGGGGCTTGCTGGGCGGCTTGCTGCGGCGGCCCTTGGGTTTGCCGGATGGCGGATATGCGGGGCCCTCACGGCGGTGGACGGCTGCGTTGGCGCTTGCGGTGATTGTTACGCTGTTGGCCGGAATCTCCCCGCCGCCCTACCGCTATGAGGAAGAGCTGGAAACCCGCGCTGCCATTCAGCGCTTCTTGCGGGAAGACCAGGCCATTTCCGCGCGCTGGGGCGCTTTGCTGACGGATCGCCGGGGAATGTCATTCGATCAACTTGCCGATGCATTGCACAGTGAAGTGGCTGCATCCTATGAGCGCAGCTTCAACGAGCTGGCGGCGGTGCAAGCGAGCCCCGCCGTGCCCTCCCGGCCCACACTGCTGAAGCTGCAGGCCTATGCGGTGACCAGGAAGGAAGCCGCTCTACAAGCTGCCCAGGAACTACGGAGTCGTGGCGCGGGACACGCTTTGGTGCCCCAGCGCAAGGCGCCAATGACTTCTGGCAATCCTTGA
- the aroQ gene encoding type II 3-dehydroquinate dehydratase yields the protein MKVLVLNGVNLNMFGKRDPAQYGTVTLEEINLRLAELGQELGVSVECYQTNIEGEMCQRIHQAFHDKVDAVLINAGAWTHYSYGIRDALAILTCPIVEVHMSNIHAREAFRHVSVFSEIVRGQICGFGAESYLLGLRAGVAAAKTAKK from the coding sequence ATGAAAGTACTGGTACTCAACGGCGTCAACCTCAACATGTTCGGCAAGCGCGACCCTGCGCAATACGGCACGGTCACACTCGAAGAAATCAACTTGCGCCTGGCCGAACTGGGCCAGGAACTGGGGGTTTCTGTGGAGTGCTACCAGACCAACATTGAAGGTGAAATGTGTCAGCGCATTCACCAGGCATTCCACGACAAGGTGGATGCGGTACTGATCAATGCGGGTGCCTGGACCCACTACAGCTACGGCATACGGGATGCGCTGGCCATCCTCACCTGCCCAATTGTGGAAGTGCATATGTCCAACATCCACGCGCGCGAAGCATTCCGCCATGTGTCGGTCTTCTCCGAAATCGTGCGCGGGCAGATCTGCGGCTTCGGCGCAGAAAGTTATCTGCTGGGGCTGCGCGCTGGCGTGGCTGCGGCCAAGACCGCAAAGAAATAG
- the mgrA gene encoding L-glyceraldehyde 3-phosphate reductase, with protein MPYQANPERYDGRMPYRNCGKSGLKLPSITLGLWHNFGDATPMETQRQMLRTAFDLGITHFDLANNYGPPFGSSETNFGEHMRRDFKPYRDELLISTKAGWEMWPGPYGQGGGSRKYVLASLDQSLQRMGLDYVDIFYSHRFDPDTPLEETMGALASAVQQGKALYVGISSYSAGKTREAAAILKSMGVPMLIHQPSYSMLNRWIEEDLLDALEDTGMGCIAFSALAQGLLTNKYLHGVPEDARVNRPGGGSFTADYLSETNLRHVRALHAIALARGQSLAQMAVAWVLRDARVTSALIGASKPEQIIDLAGAMHNKDFSADELAAIDVHAVEGGINLWKKPSTDQRPS; from the coding sequence ATGCCCTACCAAGCCAATCCCGAGCGATACGACGGCCGCATGCCTTACCGCAACTGCGGCAAGAGCGGGCTCAAACTCCCGTCCATCACACTGGGCCTGTGGCACAACTTTGGCGATGCCACCCCCATGGAGACGCAGCGCCAGATGCTGCGCACAGCATTTGACCTGGGCATCACGCATTTCGATCTGGCCAACAACTACGGCCCACCGTTCGGCAGCTCGGAAACCAATTTTGGCGAGCACATGCGCAGGGACTTCAAACCCTACCGGGATGAGCTGCTGATCTCCACCAAGGCGGGCTGGGAAATGTGGCCCGGCCCCTACGGACAAGGTGGCGGCTCCCGCAAATATGTGCTGGCCAGTCTGGACCAGAGCCTGCAGCGCATGGGCCTGGACTATGTGGACATTTTCTATTCGCACCGCTTCGACCCCGACACACCCCTGGAGGAAACCATGGGTGCCCTGGCCAGTGCCGTACAGCAAGGCAAGGCACTTTATGTCGGCATCAGCAGCTACTCGGCCGGCAAGACGCGCGAGGCTGCGGCCATCCTGAAAAGCATGGGCGTTCCCATGCTGATTCACCAGCCCTCCTACAGCATGCTCAACCGCTGGATCGAGGAAGATCTGCTGGATGCGCTCGAAGATACCGGCATGGGTTGCATCGCATTCAGTGCATTGGCCCAAGGCCTGTTGACCAACAAGTACCTGCACGGCGTACCCGAAGACGCACGGGTCAATCGCCCGGGGGGTGGCTCCTTTACCGCCGACTACCTGAGCGAGACCAACCTGCGCCACGTGCGCGCCCTGCATGCGATTGCCCTGGCACGCGGCCAGTCTCTGGCGCAAATGGCCGTGGCCTGGGTGCTGCGTGATGCGCGCGTGACTTCGGCCCTGATCGGCGCCAGCAAACCCGAGCAGATCATCGACCTGGCAGGCGCCATGCACAACAAGGATTTCTCTGCCGACGAACTTGCGGCCATTGACGTTCATGCTGTGGAAGGTGGCATCAACCTCTGGAAGAAGCCTTCCACCGACCAACGCCCCAGTTGA
- a CDS encoding AraC family transcriptional regulator, with amino-acid sequence MHSAHGSLSLRQYGNSPGSHAHAHFQVLLGVEGTLEIEVQGKGRRIVPGDGCVIAPWERHDFEARRMARCLVLDTEESGWAACAGNPAQPAAARALAKYLSQALEQPQSLAWHYGPMLLLDCWRAPSTTFARSRRAIDWTALGKWCQEHMHRPLTVADLAEQVCLSPTQFAARCRQETGISAMQWLRGLRLARARVLRAQGLPTAVVAARCGYQSASALGAALRQHLDH; translated from the coding sequence ATGCACAGCGCACACGGCTCACTCTCCCTGCGCCAGTACGGCAACTCGCCGGGCAGCCATGCGCACGCCCACTTTCAGGTGTTGCTTGGCGTGGAAGGCACGCTGGAGATTGAGGTGCAGGGCAAGGGGCGGCGCATTGTGCCGGGTGATGGGTGTGTCATCGCGCCGTGGGAGCGGCACGACTTCGAGGCGCGCCGCATGGCCCGTTGCCTCGTGCTGGATACCGAGGAATCGGGGTGGGCTGCATGTGCTGGCAACCCGGCACAGCCGGCGGCGGCTCGCGCGCTGGCGAAATATCTCAGCCAAGCACTGGAGCAGCCGCAGAGCCTGGCCTGGCACTATGGTCCCATGCTCTTGCTCGACTGCTGGCGTGCGCCCAGCACAACCTTTGCCCGCAGCCGCCGTGCCATTGACTGGACCGCGCTTGGGAAGTGGTGTCAGGAGCATATGCACCGTCCACTGACGGTTGCGGATCTGGCGGAGCAGGTGTGCCTCAGCCCCACCCAGTTTGCTGCGCGCTGCCGCCAGGAGACCGGCATCAGTGCCATGCAGTGGCTGCGGGGTTTGCGTCTTGCCCGCGCGCGGGTGCTGCGCGCACAAGGGCTGCCAACCGCCGTGGTCGCGGCGCGCTGTGGCTACCAGTCTGCCTCTGCCTTGGGCGCGGCACTGCGTCAGCACTTGGATCATTGA
- a CDS encoding DMT family transporter, whose product MQANLYAIAAIALWASLAALGVALRHVPPFLLTGITLMVGSMLAWPMVARQPQLWRIAPSSLVLGVFTLFGFHFLLFIALRLAPAVEVNLVNYLWPLFIVILSPLYLPHIRLRAVHVIAALIGFAGAAIAILGSRRAETQSVSLGWGAALGYGLALCSGLIWANYSLQTVRRTALGQGIPTAAIGLFGLLSGLLSLLCHVALEPPVPLSLTDWTQLAVLGLGPLGGAFYLWDAALKRGDARHIGLLSFLTPLLSTLTLLAVRAQMPSTSVILAAIMIVGAAVLGTRSAK is encoded by the coding sequence ATGCAAGCCAACCTCTATGCCATTGCCGCCATTGCTCTGTGGGCGTCGCTTGCCGCACTCGGTGTGGCGCTGCGACACGTGCCGCCCTTCTTGCTGACCGGCATCACGCTCATGGTCGGCAGCATGCTGGCTTGGCCCATGGTAGCCCGACAGCCGCAGTTGTGGAGGATTGCGCCGTCCTCTTTGGTTCTGGGCGTATTCACTTTGTTCGGCTTCCACTTCCTGTTATTCATCGCGCTGCGACTGGCACCGGCGGTTGAGGTCAATCTGGTGAACTACCTGTGGCCGCTGTTCATCGTCATTCTGTCGCCGCTGTACCTGCCACACATCCGGTTGCGCGCGGTGCATGTCATAGCCGCCCTGATCGGCTTTGCGGGTGCGGCCATTGCCATTCTCGGCAGCCGCCGTGCCGAAACCCAGTCTGTAAGTCTTGGCTGGGGCGCTGCGCTGGGTTACGGGCTGGCACTTTGCTCGGGCCTGATCTGGGCCAACTATTCTCTGCAAACCGTCCGACGCACCGCCCTGGGTCAAGGCATTCCCACGGCGGCCATTGGTCTGTTCGGTTTGCTATCAGGTCTGCTTTCGCTTCTCTGCCATGTTGCGCTGGAGCCGCCAGTGCCACTGAGCCTTACGGACTGGACGCAGCTGGCCGTCTTGGGACTGGGGCCGCTGGGCGGCGCGTTCTATCTGTGGGACGCAGCACTCAAGCGCGGGGATGCGCGGCATATCGGCTTGCTGTCTTTCCTCACTCCGCTGCTGTCCACCCTGACCTTGCTGGCCGTGCGTGCGCAGATGCCCAGCACTTCGGTGATTCTGGCTGCCATCATGATTGTTGGCGCGGCCGTCTTGGGAACGCGCTCAGCCAAGTAG
- the ptsP gene encoding phosphoenolpyruvate--protein phosphotransferase has product MTFSIHGLAVSRGVAIGRAVLVASSRVDVAHYFIDATQVKAEIDRVRAGRDAVVDEIHRMQESITRMGPKEAPHELSALLDVHLMLLQDAELISGIKHWITDRLYNAEWALTTQLEVIARHFDEMEDAYLRERKADLEQIVERVLRAMKGASSPIQVPHGHRPARKQSQQDLLLDDTVDVPLVLVAHDLSPADMLQFKQSVFAGFITDVGGRTSHTAIVARSMDIPAVVGARTCSQLVRQDDWVIIDGDSGVVIVDPSPIILAEYGFKQRQGELERGRLQRLLHTPAVTMDGEKVQLLANIEMPDDAEQALKSGALGVGLFRSEFLFMGRQGKLPDEEEQYQAYKRAVEGMRGLPVTIRTVDVGADKPLDDSIRDDAHLNPALGLRAIRWSLADPAMFLTQLRAILRAAAHGPVQLLVPMLAHAREIRQTLAHIDHARALLDNKGIAYGPVKLGAMIEIPAAALSLKLFLKYFDFLSIGTNDLIQYTLAIDRADESVAHLYDPLHPAVLQLVADTIAECRAQGKEVSVCGEMAGDTAMTRLLLGMGLRSFSMHPAQILAVKQEILRADASKLVNWAHKVRTAEDPAKALASA; this is encoded by the coding sequence TTGACCTTCTCCATCCACGGCCTGGCAGTATCCCGTGGTGTCGCCATCGGACGCGCGGTCCTGGTGGCATCAAGCCGGGTGGATGTGGCGCACTATTTCATCGATGCTACGCAGGTAAAGGCTGAAATCGACAGGGTGCGTGCGGGACGTGATGCGGTGGTGGACGAAATTCACCGGATGCAGGAAAGCATCACCCGCATGGGGCCCAAAGAGGCGCCGCACGAACTCAGTGCCTTGCTGGACGTGCATCTGATGCTGCTGCAGGATGCCGAACTGATCAGTGGCATTAAGCACTGGATTACAGACCGCCTCTACAACGCGGAATGGGCCCTGACCACGCAACTGGAGGTCATCGCCCGCCACTTCGACGAAATGGAAGACGCCTATCTGCGCGAACGCAAGGCAGATCTGGAGCAAATTGTGGAGCGTGTGCTGCGCGCCATGAAGGGCGCATCCTCACCTATTCAGGTGCCGCATGGCCACCGACCGGCGCGTAAGCAATCCCAGCAAGACCTGCTGCTGGACGACACAGTGGATGTGCCTCTGGTACTGGTGGCACATGACCTGTCGCCCGCCGACATGTTGCAGTTCAAGCAAAGCGTGTTCGCCGGATTCATCACGGATGTGGGAGGGCGCACCTCGCACACCGCCATCGTCGCACGCAGCATGGACATTCCAGCGGTAGTCGGTGCGCGCACCTGCAGCCAACTGGTGCGCCAGGACGACTGGGTCATCATCGATGGGGATTCGGGCGTGGTCATTGTGGATCCGTCCCCCATCATCCTGGCTGAATACGGCTTCAAGCAGCGCCAGGGCGAGCTGGAGCGGGGTCGCTTGCAGCGCCTGTTGCATACGCCAGCTGTCACGATGGACGGAGAAAAGGTGCAGCTGCTGGCCAATATCGAAATGCCGGACGATGCTGAGCAGGCGCTCAAGTCCGGCGCCCTGGGCGTGGGGCTGTTTCGCAGCGAGTTTCTGTTCATGGGGCGTCAGGGCAAGCTGCCCGATGAGGAGGAGCAATACCAAGCCTACAAACGCGCAGTGGAGGGCATGCGCGGCTTGCCGGTCACCATCCGCACGGTGGACGTGGGCGCAGACAAGCCGCTGGACGACTCCATCCGGGATGACGCCCACCTCAACCCCGCGCTGGGTCTGCGTGCCATTCGCTGGAGTCTGGCTGACCCGGCGATGTTCCTGACGCAACTGCGGGCCATCTTGCGGGCAGCAGCACATGGCCCTGTCCAGTTGCTGGTGCCCATGCTGGCGCATGCGCGCGAGATCCGCCAGACGCTGGCGCACATTGACCATGCACGGGCTTTGCTGGACAACAAGGGTATTGCCTATGGTCCAGTCAAGTTGGGTGCCATGATCGAAATACCGGCTGCGGCCCTGAGCCTGAAGCTGTTTCTCAAGTACTTTGATTTCCTGTCCATAGGTACCAACGATCTGATCCAGTACACATTGGCGATTGACCGGGCAGACGAATCGGTTGCCCATCTGTATGACCCACTGCACCCGGCGGTTCTGCAACTGGTGGCCGACACCATTGCCGAATGCCGTGCCCAAGGCAAGGAAGTCAGCGTCTGCGGCGAGATGGCAGGTGACACGGCCATGACCCGTTTGTTGCTGGGAATGGGCCTGCGCAGCTTCTCCATGCATCCGGCGCAAATTCTTGCAGTCAAGCAGGAAATTCTGCGCGCAGACGCCAGCAAACTGGTCAACTGGGCGCACAAGGTGCGCACCGCGGAAGACCCTGCCAAAGCCCTCGCATCTGCATAA
- a CDS encoding HPr family phosphocarrier protein yields MINSTTTIVNKLGLHARASAKLTKLAGSFPCEVWMTKGERRVNAKSIMGVMMLAAGIGSEVQIETHGEREQEAMDALLALIAEKFGEGE; encoded by the coding sequence ATGATCAACAGCACCACGACCATAGTCAATAAACTCGGCCTGCACGCCCGCGCATCGGCCAAGCTCACCAAGCTTGCCGGTTCCTTCCCCTGCGAAGTCTGGATGACCAAAGGCGAGCGCCGCGTGAACGCCAAAAGCATCATGGGCGTGATGATGCTGGCAGCCGGTATCGGTTCCGAAGTGCAGATAGAAACGCACGGTGAGCGGGAGCAGGAAGCCATGGACGCACTGTTGGCCCTCATTGCCGAAAAGTTCGGAGAGGGCGAATGA
- a CDS encoding PTS fructose transporter subunit IIA — MNTGILIIAHAPLASALRMGVLHVFPDLGQGILALDVPPQEAPDVTRATAQRMLVQLGTPNTLVLTDVFGATPCNIAQKVVDGVRSKLVAGVNLPMLLRTVNYRHEPLDVLVARALAGGTQSIMQVAVTAPQNQQRKINDQQHHDHSQ; from the coding sequence ATGAACACAGGCATTCTCATCATCGCCCACGCTCCTTTGGCGAGTGCATTGCGCATGGGGGTGCTGCACGTCTTTCCAGACCTGGGGCAAGGCATCTTGGCCCTGGATGTGCCTCCTCAGGAGGCCCCGGACGTCACACGTGCCACAGCCCAGCGCATGCTGGTCCAGTTGGGAACCCCCAACACGCTGGTGCTAACCGATGTGTTTGGCGCCACGCCGTGCAACATTGCCCAAAAGGTGGTGGACGGTGTGCGCTCCAAGCTGGTGGCAGGAGTCAACCTCCCCATGCTGCTGCGCACGGTCAACTACCGCCATGAACCCCTCGACGTCTTGGTGGCACGCGCGCTGGCCGGAGGTACCCAAAGCATCATGCAGGTGGCAGTGACAGCGCCGCAGAATCAGCAGAGAAAAATCAATGATCAACAGCACCACGACCATAGTCAATAA